A genome region from Oncorhynchus masou masou isolate Uvic2021 chromosome 14, UVic_Omas_1.1, whole genome shotgun sequence includes the following:
- the LOC135553782 gene encoding C-type lectin domain family 19 member A-like gives MLCWELCLTLLLWARPARTIPSTNVKITHAFPLQLPEPGLPVTCPLFWTEFEGHCYRFFPLNRTWAEADLYCAEFSNGLKSAKLTSVHSWEENVFVYDLVNSRIPGIPTDIWIGLHDRRQEGTLEWTDGSNYGYSYWDGNQPDDGIHRIPENEDCVEIWYRQNSALRSWNDNSCDKAFPFVCKIPTVDN, from the exons ATGCTCTGCTGGGAGTTGTGTCTGACCCTGCTCCTCTGGGCTCGTCCTGCGAGGACCATCCCTTCCACCAACGTCAAGATCACACACG ccTTCCCCCTCCAGTTGCCAGAACCAGGCCTTCCCGTCACCTGTCCGTTGTTCtggactgagtttgaaggtcacTGCTACCGTTTCTTCCCTCTGAACCGTACCTGGGCCGAGGCTGACCTGTACTGTGCTGAATTCTCCAACGGTCTCAAGTCTGCCAAACTCACCTCCGTACACAG CTGGGAGGAGAATGTGTTCGTCTACGATCTCGTCAACAGCCGTATCCCAGGGATACCAACAGACATATGGATCGGCCTTCACGACAGGAGACAG GAGGGCACTCTGGAGTGGACCGACGGCAGTAACTATGGATACAGCTACTGGGATGGCAACCAGCCTGACGACGGCATACACCGCATCCCCGAAAATGAAGACTGTGTCGAGATCTGGTACAGGCAGAACAGcg CGCTGAGGTCCTGGAATGATAACAGCTGTGACAAAGCCTTTCCCTTCGTGTGCAAGATCCCCACAGTGGACAACTAG